A single region of the Microlunatus panaciterrae genome encodes:
- the rmuC gene encoding DNA recombination protein RmuC, giving the protein MDGFAVVALIAGLVLGVCLGAAAGWLILRARSETRSAKDDNYLAQARTELANAQTLVAQSRAEAAHARTEAAQARGEVFEARAEASAAQAEAATVAADVAKAVAERDAAIRRAEEIAADREAMLNQFKVLSAETIERQGKQADANAEARLKATEQLMLPVRESLERFNTRLVDVEKERIQMSTDLRAQVQSVRQTGETLRRETNALVTALRKPQIRGAWGEVQLKRVAEISGMIERCDFDLQHTSRADDRTMRPDMRVHLAEGKHVFVDSKVPLSAFLDAAETEDERAKGEFLAKYAKNVKTHVDQLSSKQYWKAAETPEFVVLFLPSEAFFATALDQMPDLYDYAARKDVILATPTTLIGMLRSIAYGWRQAALAESAAEVFKLGRELHEKLGLMGNRFDKLGRALRSSVNAYNETIATVEGTVLVRARKFRDLKVSEVELEALSPVDGAVRQIQAQELVDDAVQVEPLVGRRPRRGRSATSPPEQAELVRGEPDLLELIEESGDGAARAPGDRRTGS; this is encoded by the coding sequence ATGGATGGATTCGCCGTTGTCGCACTGATCGCCGGACTCGTGCTCGGGGTCTGCCTGGGTGCTGCGGCGGGCTGGCTCATCCTGCGGGCCCGGAGCGAGACGCGGTCGGCGAAGGACGACAACTACCTCGCTCAGGCGAGGACCGAGCTGGCCAACGCCCAGACACTGGTCGCCCAGTCCCGGGCCGAGGCGGCGCACGCGAGGACCGAGGCCGCCCAGGCCCGCGGCGAGGTCTTCGAGGCTCGGGCCGAGGCGTCGGCCGCGCAGGCCGAGGCCGCCACTGTCGCCGCCGACGTGGCCAAGGCGGTGGCCGAGCGCGACGCCGCCATCCGCCGGGCCGAGGAGATCGCCGCCGACCGGGAGGCCATGCTCAACCAGTTCAAGGTGCTGTCGGCGGAGACCATCGAACGGCAGGGCAAGCAGGCGGACGCCAACGCCGAGGCCCGGCTGAAGGCGACCGAGCAGTTGATGCTGCCGGTGCGGGAGAGCCTGGAGCGGTTCAACACCCGACTGGTCGACGTCGAGAAGGAGCGGATCCAGATGTCGACCGACCTGAGGGCGCAGGTGCAGTCGGTCCGGCAGACCGGCGAGACCCTCCGCCGGGAGACCAACGCGCTGGTGACGGCGCTGCGCAAGCCTCAGATCCGCGGTGCCTGGGGCGAGGTCCAGCTGAAGCGGGTCGCCGAGATCTCCGGCATGATCGAGCGCTGCGACTTCGACCTCCAGCACACCAGCCGGGCCGACGACCGGACGATGCGCCCGGATATGCGGGTCCATCTTGCCGAGGGCAAGCACGTCTTCGTCGACTCCAAGGTGCCGTTGAGCGCCTTCCTGGACGCGGCCGAGACCGAGGACGAGCGGGCCAAGGGAGAGTTTCTGGCCAAGTACGCCAAGAACGTCAAGACGCATGTGGACCAGCTGTCCTCCAAGCAGTACTGGAAGGCCGCCGAGACTCCCGAGTTCGTGGTGCTGTTCCTGCCCAGCGAGGCGTTCTTCGCCACCGCCCTGGACCAGATGCCCGACCTGTACGACTACGCCGCCCGCAAGGACGTGATCCTGGCTACGCCGACCACCCTGATCGGTATGTTGCGCTCGATCGCCTATGGCTGGCGACAGGCAGCACTCGCAGAGAGCGCGGCTGAGGTCTTCAAGCTCGGCCGCGAGCTGCACGAGAAGCTCGGGCTGATGGGCAACCGGTTCGACAAGCTGGGGCGGGCGCTCCGCAGCTCGGTGAACGCCTACAACGAGACGATCGCGACCGTGGAGGGCACCGTCCTGGTCCGCGCCCGCAAGTTCCGCGACCTGAAGGTCAGCGAGGTCGAACTGGAGGCCCTGTCGCCGGTCGACGGCGCGGTCCGCCAGATCCAGGCCCAGGAGCTCGTCGACGACGCTGTGCAGGTGGAGCCGCTGGTCGGCCGTCGGCCGAGGCGTGGGCGTTCGGCGACCTCCCCACCGGAGCAGGCAGAGCTGGTCCGTGGAGAGCCGGACCTGCTGGAACTGATCGAGGAGTCCGGGGACGGTGCTGCTCGAGCGCCAGGTGACCGCAGGACCGGCTCCTGA
- a CDS encoding metalloregulator ArsR/SmtB family transcription factor, with the protein MSVDVFAVVAEPRRRDILDQLRAGPASVSELVQRLNLPQPTVSKHLRVLRQHGFVSSRAEAQRRIYSLNQGPLLELADWVLPYQRLWSTSFDALTTRLDTPNLDEESRDER; encoded by the coding sequence GTGAGCGTGGATGTCTTCGCCGTGGTGGCCGAGCCACGCCGCCGCGACATTCTGGACCAGCTGCGTGCCGGTCCGGCCAGCGTCAGCGAGCTGGTGCAGCGGTTGAACCTGCCCCAACCGACGGTGTCCAAACACCTACGCGTGCTGCGACAGCACGGTTTCGTCTCCAGTCGGGCCGAGGCGCAGCGCCGGATCTACAGCCTCAACCAGGGGCCGTTGCTGGAGCTGGCCGACTGGGTGCTCCCCTACCAACGACTGTGGTCCACCAGCTTCGATGCACTGACCACCCGTCTGGACACACCCAACCTCGACGAGGAGTCCCGCGATGAGCGCTGA
- a CDS encoding 4-hydroxy-3-methylbut-2-enyl diphosphate reductase, whose amino-acid sequence MTSQPDTSMAPQSEQARRVVVAAPRGYCAGVDRAVITVEKALDTYGPPVYVRKQIVHNRHVVENLEQRGAIFVEELAEVPAGATVVFSAHGVSPAVHSEASDRGLKTIDATCPLVTKVHHEAKRFARDDLDILLIGHAGHEEVEGTTGEAPSHITLVQSPDDVADVEVRDPAKVAWLSQTTLSVDETLETVGKLREKFPLLMDPPSDDICYATQNRQLAVKQIAAHSDLVIVVGSSNSSNSVRLVEVALEAGAKAAYRVDNAGEVADSWLDGVHSVGVTSGASVPDDLVQGVLELLVSKGFPAAVEERLTEESLVFALPPELRKDLRSGAASD is encoded by the coding sequence ATGACTTCACAGCCCGACACGTCGATGGCGCCCCAGTCCGAGCAGGCCCGGAGGGTCGTCGTAGCCGCTCCCCGGGGGTACTGCGCGGGAGTCGACCGGGCCGTGATCACGGTCGAGAAGGCGTTGGACACCTATGGTCCGCCGGTCTACGTGCGCAAGCAGATCGTGCACAACCGACACGTGGTCGAAAACCTGGAGCAGCGGGGTGCCATCTTCGTCGAGGAGCTGGCCGAGGTGCCCGCCGGTGCAACAGTCGTGTTCTCGGCTCACGGCGTGTCACCGGCGGTCCACTCCGAGGCATCGGACCGCGGCTTGAAGACGATCGACGCGACCTGCCCACTGGTGACCAAGGTCCACCACGAGGCCAAGCGCTTCGCCCGCGACGATCTGGACATCCTGCTCATCGGTCATGCCGGTCACGAGGAGGTCGAGGGAACCACCGGCGAGGCGCCCTCCCACATCACCCTGGTGCAGTCACCCGACGACGTCGCCGACGTGGAGGTCCGCGACCCGGCGAAGGTGGCCTGGCTGAGCCAGACCACACTCAGCGTTGACGAGACGTTGGAGACGGTCGGCAAGCTGCGGGAGAAGTTCCCGCTGTTGATGGATCCGCCGAGCGACGACATCTGCTACGCCACCCAGAACCGGCAGCTGGCCGTCAAGCAGATCGCGGCGCACTCGGACCTGGTGATCGTGGTCGGCTCCTCCAACTCCTCCAACTCCGTCCGGCTGGTGGAGGTGGCACTGGAAGCCGGGGCCAAGGCGGCCTATCGGGTGGACAACGCGGGCGAGGTGGCCGACAGCTGGCTGGACGGCGTCCATAGTGTCGGCGTCACGAGCGGCGCCTCGGTGCCCGACGATCTGGTGCAGGGTGTGCTGGAGCTGCTGGTGAGCAAGGGGTTCCCAGCCGCGGTGGAGGAACGGTTGACGGAAGAGTCGCTGGTGTTCGCCCTGCCGCCTGAGCTGCGCAAGGATCTCCGCTCCGGAGCAGCAAGCGACTGA
- a CDS encoding VOC family protein, whose protein sequence is MATVSVRYIVNDVEEAMSFYCGHLGFVEQMHPAVTFAMLSRGDLRLVLSAPSSEGGGGQQLPDGRRPEPGGWNRFLVEVDDLDGCAAALREAGVRLRSPIIEGVGGRQLIVEDPSGNPVELFSPTRAEARLEPS, encoded by the coding sequence TTGGCTACGGTCAGCGTGCGCTACATCGTCAACGACGTGGAGGAGGCGATGTCCTTCTACTGCGGACACCTCGGATTTGTCGAGCAGATGCACCCCGCTGTCACCTTCGCGATGCTGAGTCGAGGCGACCTCCGCCTCGTACTGAGTGCGCCCAGCTCCGAGGGCGGCGGTGGACAGCAGCTGCCTGACGGTAGGCGCCCCGAGCCAGGAGGGTGGAACCGGTTCCTGGTCGAGGTCGACGACCTCGACGGCTGCGCGGCGGCCCTCCGTGAGGCGGGCGTCCGCCTCCGCAGCCCCATCATCGAGGGCGTCGGTGGCAGGCAGCTCATTGTCGAGGACCCCTCCGGGAACCCGGTGGAACTGTTCTCTCCCACCCGCGCGGAGGCCAGACTGGAACCATCGTGA
- a CDS encoding TetR/AcrR family transcriptional regulator, protein MDDEVKRSSPATRRPYRAPRRAQQAAATRRAILAAARTEFVRHGYGPCTVAQIADTAGVSVDTVYTSVGRKPALLRELVETSLSGEDRAVPADQRPYVREVKAATQAADKLTIYATALPTIHQRMAPIFEVLSQAASVDRDCAALWDEISQRRARNMLELAGELRATGELRADLSDAEVADIIWSLNAVEYYLLLVKGRGWSPARYGSWLADAWVRLLLA, encoded by the coding sequence ATGGACGACGAAGTCAAGAGATCAAGCCCAGCGACTCGACGGCCCTACCGGGCACCGCGACGAGCCCAGCAGGCGGCCGCCACCCGACGGGCGATCCTGGCCGCTGCCCGGACGGAGTTCGTCAGGCACGGGTACGGCCCCTGCACCGTCGCCCAGATCGCAGACACGGCGGGGGTCTCGGTCGACACGGTCTACACCTCTGTCGGGCGCAAGCCGGCACTGCTGCGGGAACTGGTCGAGACTTCGCTGTCCGGCGAGGATCGGGCCGTTCCCGCCGACCAGCGGCCCTACGTGCGCGAGGTCAAGGCCGCGACCCAGGCGGCGGACAAGCTGACGATCTACGCCACAGCGCTGCCCACGATCCACCAGCGGATGGCGCCCATCTTCGAGGTGCTGAGCCAGGCCGCCTCCGTCGACAGGGACTGTGCGGCCCTGTGGGACGAGATCTCGCAGCGTCGGGCCCGTAACATGCTCGAGCTCGCCGGGGAGCTGCGCGCGACGGGCGAGCTGCGCGCAGACCTCTCGGATGCGGAGGTGGCGGACATCATCTGGAGCCTGAATGCGGTTGAGTACTACCTGCTGCTGGTGAAGGGACGCGGCTGGAGCCCGGCACGGTACGGCAGCTGGCTGGCCGACGCCTGGGTCCGGCTGCTGCTGGCCTGA
- a CDS encoding DUF427 domain-containing protein has product MELPAPFVEPTQRRIRVRLGDELIADSLRAQLLVRFGPGQLPTYFIPLDDVRPGALLDEKSTGGHRSWTVVAGRSRAERAAWTHEDPTGDMATLADHVTFSWRQLAWYEEDERVLVHARDPHKRVDTLRSSRHVQVYVGDELVADSIRPLLLFETNLPTRYYLPFADVRTSLLEASDLVTSCPYKGQARYWSLRVGDSFLPAVAWSYPDPITECPKIRDLLCFFNERVRLVVDGVTLEPPDTPWSVASRA; this is encoded by the coding sequence ATGGAGCTACCCGCGCCCTTCGTCGAGCCGACCCAGCGTCGCATCAGGGTGCGGCTCGGCGACGAACTGATTGCTGACAGCCTTCGCGCACAGCTGCTGGTCCGGTTCGGCCCCGGGCAGCTACCGACGTACTTCATCCCGCTGGACGACGTCCGACCGGGCGCCCTGCTGGACGAGAAGTCGACCGGCGGTCATCGGAGCTGGACCGTGGTCGCGGGCCGCAGCCGCGCCGAGCGTGCGGCCTGGACACATGAGGACCCGACCGGCGACATGGCCACGTTGGCCGATCATGTGACCTTCTCCTGGCGCCAGCTGGCCTGGTACGAGGAGGACGAACGGGTGCTGGTGCACGCGCGTGACCCGCACAAACGAGTCGATACCCTGCGCAGCTCACGACACGTCCAGGTCTATGTGGGTGACGAACTGGTCGCCGACAGCATCCGCCCGCTGCTGCTGTTCGAGACCAATCTCCCGACCCGGTACTACCTGCCCTTCGCCGACGTGCGCACAAGTCTGCTCGAGGCCAGCGACCTGGTCACCAGCTGCCCATACAAGGGCCAGGCCCGGTACTGGTCGTTGCGTGTCGGAGACTCGTTCCTGCCGGCCGTCGCCTGGAGCTATCCCGATCCGATCACCGAATGCCCGAAGATCCGTGACCTCCTCTGCTTCTTCAACGAGCGAGTGCGCCTGGTGGTCGACGGGGTCACCTTGGAACCGCCGGACACTCCCTGGTCCGTGGCGAGTCGGGCGTAA
- the ychF gene encoding redox-regulated ATPase YchF: MALTIGIVGLPNAGKSTLFNALTRNDVLAANYPFATIEPNVGVVGVPDPRLATLAGIFHSERIVPATVSFVDIAGIVRGASQGEGMGNAFLSHIREAEAICQVTRVFRDADVTHVDGKVNPGSDIETISTELILADLQTIEKALPRLEKEARINKDKVATLQAVKEAQEVLNSGRGVFAAGLDRSPLRELFLLTAKPFLYVFNCDTDELADEELKAQMRALVAPAEAIFLDAKIESELVEMEPDEARELLAEMGIDEPGLDVLARVGYDTLGLQSFLTAGPKESRGWTIPKGATAPEAAGVIHTDFQKGFIKAEIVSFDELVEAGSMANAKAKGKVRLEGKDYVMADGDVVEFRFAPTSTAKK, translated from the coding sequence GTGGCTCTAACCATCGGCATCGTCGGACTCCCCAACGCGGGCAAGTCCACCCTCTTCAACGCGCTGACCCGCAATGACGTGCTCGCAGCGAACTACCCGTTCGCCACGATCGAGCCCAATGTGGGAGTGGTGGGGGTGCCGGATCCCCGGTTGGCGACCTTGGCCGGCATCTTCCACTCCGAGCGGATCGTGCCTGCAACGGTGAGCTTCGTCGACATCGCCGGCATCGTCCGCGGCGCCAGCCAGGGTGAGGGGATGGGCAACGCGTTCCTGTCGCATATCCGTGAGGCGGAGGCGATCTGCCAGGTGACCAGGGTGTTCCGTGATGCCGACGTCACCCATGTCGACGGCAAGGTGAATCCCGGCAGCGACATCGAGACGATCTCCACCGAGTTGATCTTGGCCGATCTGCAGACGATCGAGAAGGCGCTGCCGCGGCTGGAGAAGGAAGCGCGGATCAACAAGGACAAGGTGGCGACGCTGCAGGCCGTGAAGGAGGCTCAGGAGGTGCTGAACTCCGGACGCGGAGTCTTTGCCGCTGGCCTGGATCGGTCGCCACTGCGTGAGCTGTTCCTGCTGACCGCCAAGCCGTTCCTGTACGTGTTCAACTGCGATACCGACGAGCTGGCCGACGAGGAGCTCAAGGCCCAGATGCGCGCCCTGGTTGCGCCGGCCGAGGCCATCTTCCTGGACGCCAAGATCGAGTCCGAGCTGGTCGAGATGGAGCCTGACGAGGCCCGCGAACTGTTGGCGGAGATGGGCATCGACGAGCCTGGCCTGGACGTGCTGGCCAGGGTTGGCTACGACACCCTCGGCCTGCAGTCCTTCCTGACCGCCGGACCCAAGGAGTCCCGCGGCTGGACGATCCCCAAGGGGGCCACCGCGCCCGAGGCAGCCGGGGTCATCCACACCGACTTCCAGAAGGGCTTCATCAAGGCCGAGATCGTCTCGTTCGACGAACTGGTCGAGGCGGGCTCGATGGCCAACGCGAAGGCCAAGGGCAAGGTTCGGCTGGAAGGCAAGGACTACGTCATGGCCGACGGCGACGTGGTCGAGTTCCGTTTCGCGCCGACATCCACCGCCAAGAAGTAG
- a CDS encoding M18 family aminopeptidase has translation MSSALAHLNDLGDFIAASPSSFHAAAEGARRLSASGFQRQDETEAWDSSPGKHFLVRDGALIAWRIPLGAGPTTGFRIVGSHTDSPTFKLKPRPSIGSYGWQQIGVEVYGGPLLNSWLDRELGLAGRLVLADRTTRLVRTGPIMRIPQLAIHLDRGVNDEGLKLDKQQHTAPVWSVGRPDRDVLDHLAQLVGVDAKDVLGYDVVAFDTSAPAVFGPGDEFFASGRLDNLSSVHASLQALERASEGEHIEVVAAFDHEEIGSASRSGASGPVLADVLGRIASALGAGPDELHRGLARSYCLSADAGHAVHPNYPGRHDPANLPLLNGGPLLKINANQRYATDAVGAAVWRRACDTVGVAYQEFVSNNDLPCGSTIGPLTATRLGITTVDVGIPLLSMHSAREMAGTADPLALSLAIRAFFSGD, from the coding sequence ATGTCGAGTGCGCTGGCCCATCTGAACGACCTCGGCGACTTCATCGCCGCTTCGCCGTCCTCCTTCCATGCCGCAGCCGAGGGTGCGCGACGGTTGTCCGCTTCGGGCTTTCAACGCCAGGACGAGACCGAGGCCTGGGACAGCTCCCCAGGGAAGCATTTCCTGGTGCGAGATGGCGCTCTGATCGCCTGGCGGATTCCGCTCGGAGCCGGGCCTACCACCGGCTTCCGGATCGTCGGTTCGCACACCGATTCCCCTACGTTCAAGCTGAAACCACGCCCCAGCATCGGCAGCTACGGGTGGCAGCAGATCGGCGTCGAGGTCTACGGCGGCCCGCTACTGAACTCCTGGCTGGACCGCGAGCTTGGCCTTGCCGGCCGGCTGGTGCTGGCGGACCGGACAACGCGGCTGGTGAGGACCGGACCGATCATGCGGATCCCCCAGCTGGCGATACACCTCGACCGCGGCGTCAATGACGAGGGCCTCAAGCTGGACAAGCAGCAGCACACCGCTCCGGTCTGGAGTGTCGGACGTCCCGATCGTGACGTTCTTGATCATCTGGCGCAGCTGGTTGGGGTTGATGCGAAGGACGTACTGGGCTACGACGTCGTCGCCTTCGACACCTCCGCGCCGGCCGTTTTCGGCCCAGGCGACGAGTTCTTCGCCAGCGGGCGGCTCGACAACCTGAGCAGCGTGCACGCCAGTCTGCAGGCGCTGGAGCGGGCATCGGAAGGGGAGCACATCGAGGTGGTGGCAGCCTTCGACCATGAGGAGATCGGCAGCGCCTCCCGCTCCGGCGCCTCGGGTCCGGTGCTGGCGGATGTTCTCGGGCGGATCGCTTCGGCGCTGGGAGCGGGCCCGGACGAACTGCATCGCGGGCTGGCGAGGTCATACTGCCTTTCGGCCGATGCCGGGCACGCGGTCCACCCCAACTACCCGGGCCGACACGACCCGGCGAACCTGCCGCTGCTGAATGGCGGGCCGCTGCTCAAGATCAATGCCAACCAACGGTATGCGACCGATGCTGTCGGTGCCGCGGTGTGGCGCCGGGCCTGCGACACCGTCGGGGTGGCGTACCAGGAGTTCGTCTCCAACAACGACTTGCCCTGCGGGTCGACCATCGGCCCGCTCACCGCCACGCGACTCGGGATCACCACGGTGGATGTCGGTATCCCGCTGTTGTCCATGCACTCGGCCCGAGAGATGGCCGGAACGGCGGACCCGCTGGCCCTGAGCCTGGCCATCCGGGCCTTCTTCAGCGGCGACTGA
- a CDS encoding EamA family transporter codes for MTALPLLLVLTAAFAHAAWNLASKRAGASGIRFVWLACLGGSLLLTPFAVTALAAQRAELMPWLACGAVSGLVHTAYFSTLQRGYAHGDISVVYPLARGTGPMLSVVFAMLLLHERPGWLGMAGAAAVVAGVVVIALSARVGATPPDGLRRPLSGAVFGLVTGVLIATYTLWDAHAVTAVGVAPLTMMWMSSTGQVVLLAPLVLRDPARLESVWRRYRREVVTVAVLSPLAYILVLYAVQRAPVSLVAPIREMSVVIVSLAGSLLFAEPAFRRRLVGAVVVLLGVTLLALS; via the coding sequence ATGACCGCCCTTCCTCTGCTGCTGGTGCTGACGGCGGCCTTCGCCCATGCCGCCTGGAACCTCGCCTCAAAGCGGGCCGGCGCCTCCGGCATCCGCTTCGTCTGGCTCGCCTGCCTGGGCGGATCGCTGCTGCTGACCCCGTTCGCCGTCACCGCCCTGGCGGCGCAGCGGGCCGAGCTGATGCCCTGGTTGGCGTGCGGAGCTGTCAGCGGGCTGGTCCACACGGCCTACTTCAGTACGCTCCAGCGGGGCTACGCCCACGGGGACATCTCCGTCGTGTATCCGCTGGCACGGGGGACCGGGCCGATGCTCAGCGTGGTCTTCGCCATGCTCCTGCTGCACGAGCGCCCCGGTTGGCTAGGAATGGCGGGGGCGGCGGCCGTGGTCGCCGGGGTAGTGGTGATCGCCCTCTCCGCCCGGGTTGGGGCGACGCCTCCGGACGGGCTGCGGCGGCCGCTGTCCGGTGCCGTCTTCGGGCTGGTGACGGGCGTACTGATCGCCACCTACACGCTGTGGGACGCTCACGCGGTCACGGCGGTCGGCGTCGCTCCGCTGACGATGATGTGGATGTCCTCCACGGGGCAGGTGGTGCTCTTGGCGCCGTTGGTGCTCCGGGACCCCGCGCGGCTGGAATCGGTCTGGCGCCGTTACCGGAGGGAGGTCGTCACCGTCGCGGTTCTGTCCCCGTTGGCCTACATCCTGGTGTTGTATGCGGTCCAGCGCGCTCCGGTGTCGCTGGTCGCGCCGATCCGGGAGATGAGCGTGGTGATCGTCAGTCTTGCCGGATCGCTGCTCTTCGCTGAGCCCGCCTTCCGCCGCCGGTTGGTCGGAGCGGTTGTGGTGCTGCTCGGGGTGACCCTCCTTGCGCTGTCTTGA
- a CDS encoding DEAD/DEAH box helicase — MRQNTRSQSDQSRNDTPRDHTPRDEAGQSPRLDAVSVQPTPIDLDRSFIELGVPAPVAAALAARDISAPFPIQSATLPDSLAGRDVLGRGRTGSGKTIAFAIPTVAALAASGRTRRPGSVRALVLVPTRELATQVQLSLDPLAATMGLKTMTIFGGVGQGPQVSALRRGVDIAIATPGRLEDLIQQRHLQLDLVEVTVLDEADHMADLGFLPAVKRILDATPKNAQRLLFSATLDRGVDVLVKRYLTDPVTHSVDSAASEVQQMTHHVFNVSTENKMTVVKELVSGQGRTLAFTRTKHGAKKLAKQLTSAGVPAVDLHGNLSQGARQRNLAAFGEGSVRVLVATDIAARGIHVDDISLVVHVDPPAEHKAYLHRSGRTARAGAEGIVVTVGTPGQVGDVRQLMRQAAIKPALHDITPGHAMITEVAGPAAEYVTPVAVVAGGSGPRGEAGGSRQGGSGRSRSGGGGQQRGGGQRGGGQQGGGSAGQGVKRGSGARRTAGQGSGSRSGGAAGFSAQRRSR, encoded by the coding sequence GTGCGACAGAACACCCGCTCCCAGAGCGACCAGTCCCGCAACGACACCCCCCGCGACCACACTCCGCGCGACGAGGCCGGACAGAGCCCGCGACTCGACGCAGTTTCGGTGCAGCCGACGCCGATCGACCTGGATCGCAGCTTCATCGAGCTCGGCGTGCCCGCCCCTGTCGCGGCCGCACTCGCGGCGCGCGACATCAGCGCACCGTTCCCGATCCAGTCCGCCACCCTGCCGGACTCGCTCGCCGGCCGTGATGTCCTCGGCCGCGGCCGCACCGGCAGCGGCAAGACCATCGCGTTCGCCATTCCCACCGTGGCCGCGCTGGCAGCCTCCGGCCGCACGCGCCGCCCCGGCTCGGTCCGGGCCCTGGTGCTGGTGCCCACCCGTGAACTCGCCACCCAGGTGCAGCTCAGCCTCGATCCACTGGCCGCAACGATGGGTCTCAAGACCATGACGATCTTCGGCGGCGTGGGCCAGGGGCCGCAGGTCTCCGCGCTTCGCCGTGGCGTCGATATCGCGATCGCCACCCCCGGACGGCTGGAAGACCTGATCCAGCAGCGGCACCTCCAGCTCGATCTGGTCGAGGTGACCGTACTGGACGAGGCGGACCATATGGCCGATCTCGGCTTCCTGCCGGCCGTCAAGCGGATCCTCGACGCCACGCCGAAGAACGCCCAGCGGCTGTTGTTCTCCGCAACGCTCGACCGCGGCGTCGACGTGCTGGTCAAGCGCTACCTGACCGACCCGGTCACCCACTCGGTCGACAGCGCCGCCTCCGAGGTGCAGCAGATGACGCACCACGTCTTCAACGTCAGCACCGAGAACAAGATGACCGTGGTCAAGGAGCTGGTGTCCGGTCAGGGCCGTACGTTGGCCTTCACCCGCACCAAGCATGGAGCGAAGAAGCTCGCCAAGCAGCTCACCTCGGCGGGAGTGCCGGCAGTCGACCTGCACGGGAACCTGTCCCAGGGGGCGCGTCAGCGCAACCTGGCCGCCTTCGGCGAGGGTTCGGTCCGAGTGCTCGTTGCCACCGACATCGCCGCCCGCGGAATCCACGTTGACGACATCTCGCTCGTCGTCCATGTGGACCCGCCCGCTGAGCACAAGGCCTACCTGCACCGCTCGGGCCGCACCGCCCGGGCAGGCGCCGAGGGCATCGTGGTCACGGTGGGGACGCCCGGTCAGGTCGGTGACGTACGCCAGCTGATGCGTCAGGCCGCGATCAAGCCGGCCCTGCACGACATCACCCCGGGGCACGCCATGATCACGGAAGTGGCCGGCCCGGCAGCTGAGTACGTCACGCCGGTCGCTGTCGTCGCGGGCGGCTCGGGGCCGCGCGGCGAGGCCGGAGGTTCGCGCCAAGGCGGATCCGGTCGAAGTCGCTCGGGCGGCGGCGGGCAGCAGCGTGGCGGGGGCCAGCGCGGCGGAGGGCAGCAGGGCGGCGGCTCGGCCGGCCAGGGAGTCAAGCGCGGTTCGGGAGCACGGCGCACGGCGGGTCAGGGCTCAGGCTCGCGGTCCGGCGGCGCGGCCGGCTTCTCCGCGCAACGCCGCAGCCGGTAA